GGAATCCATTATCCTCTAGCAATCTTTACCCTTACATCAGCAATATATTAAATACACATCATTGATATAAACAATGAAAGACagaataacaattattataatcaataataattattattattatagaatgtTCTTAATTAAATTGTGGATTTTAAATACACGTTTTTTTATTAGCTCAGGAtagagcaataatttaaatatctatttttactttaaatttttttaagatcagTGAAagcttgtaattattttttatctaattcagaGCACATATTTCTGAAAGAGATTCTTCTATTTACGCAGTTCTGTTTAAGTTTTAGGAGAAGGAAGTTCTTTTCTCCATGGTAAATTAATGCAGCTGTTGGAAGTAATTTAAGTATAAGAAACATCATTTGTATTGAAATTCATCAGACAAACAATATTTTCTGATTCAGGACAAGGACGTCATGACAAAATACCAGTAGCCTTTAGTCTTATTGGACCCCAATCTAAGATATTGCAATCACATATCATCATTGCAATTAATAGAGCATCCTTTGACTCAGATGGATTGTGAAGAAGTAATAATGTTTTTGCTGaagtggaaaattaaaataaaaaattttaaattcatggaaaattaatttaatttacataaaaagtttgttcaaataaaaatgtaaataaatattgtatttcctTTTCCCCTCTAAATGATGCAAtccaataaaattaatagtattataaaaaatgattaagcATAACAAAAActgaagcaattttataaaaagttaatgagTTTAACTCTCTAAAGGTctcattttgtttagttatattattagaaatttggagacattatttttttaatagttagttTGTGATAACTTGACATACTTTCTCAGAAGCAACATATAATTTTTCAAGCAATCAATACAGGTAAGATTATTTTCAGTCTTCCAATTTGATTATTACTAATTTATCCAATTAAGTGCCTTTGATGTGTATACATGTCATTCTAAATCTTCATTTTGACATGGTtgccagtaatttttttttctaagaaattttattttatttattatgattttttgcaaaatttactaaGCAACCATTTGTATTGCATTCGACATGTATATGCATCAACACTTTACTTTAAAAAGGGAGACTTCAGggactttaaataaaaaataaattccactgTTAACTGGTTAAAATACCCAGAGATTATCTTACAATTAGCAATGCTGTTTATATAGTTATAGTTTTAACCAATTGTAGCATGTACATGAAAATAGAGTAATATGAATGAACCTTAGagaatttcactgaaaaatgttaagtaattttaattttctttgacttaaattttttttattttaaatttctttaattttattaagtaactTTAATTTTCGATCGTTCAAatagaaatttagatatttaatattttaaaaactttctttgaaaatttgacaatttaataattagttgaatttattaatttgtatttcagagTCCGAATAAACATACAGTTAGAAACATATCAATTTACAGGTAGCATGATTTGATTCATGCTATAAATTGAAGACATTTAAGTATGGATTATGAAaggtatatttattattgtttgttgAATAGCATAGTTAcctaattttttaatgcataagaAATTACATGTTTCTTTCATTATAGTGTTTTTACCCTGCTCATCTAAAGAAGAAACTGTTAAGAATGgtctaatattcattttcaatgaaaatttttgtcttaaaataggAAAAGGCAGCAACACATTActgatttaaatcataatataaaagagAAGGCTTGGATAAAATATTCCTACAAACTTCTTATCAGCCCATGAATCATAAACAAATTTCATCACTGAGAACGAGGAAACATTATGTTTTCCCCATATAACAGTTGCAGTTTAGTGAATCTCATTTATGATTAACAATAAATGAAACTTATGTGGATACCATTTTTTAGTAACAATCTAATTAAAGTTATTTGCAAATTAATCTTACATTATTCAGTATAAgcccaaattaaaaaaagaaaaagaaataaataaaagattaacccTCTCAATGGTGATCACACAACAATGATTTGAAAGTGTCATGacttcaaaatgttaaacatCCTTATTCTTTTACgatttttaaatagtgtttttagAAACCAAAACATATTAAACCACtcattaagcattttaaatagaatatttgacatgatttaaaattcagtactaattaaattttaattataaaaaatcagtATCCTAAAAGAAATTagtatccaaaataaaatttgcaacaaattttgatataaaaataaaaatgtaataagaaatttaacataaagaatttttatacataaaaccTACAGTAACTCACCTCTATTAAATTtgtgtcaataaaaataaaataataagtaacaatttttcatcattttcatttatgttttcaaaataaataaatgctatcatttctttaattatgaaaaactgaaattaactTAAATACCTTCATTTCCTTTCACTTCATTTTTTACTATACTGTTTAAAATATCTCAGgagttcataaaaattcatttaccttgaaattaaaaaaaaaaaaatgtttcagtaataaaatcagtttaatgataaaataaatagtttagttATTCCAATAGATCATGCAGCttgcattttaattactttcaatggaagaaatgtatgttttaactattttgtattaaaaaaacagtatattAATAATGTGCTTATATATTCTGctgaaaaaattttctaatttaaaaagtaaatacatacAACAGCATGATAAAGAtataatcaaatacaattttcagaattatactTCCTATAGTGtatactaaaaattcattttgtacagTATATTAGCAATGTAAAAGCTACATGCAACTTAATGATCTAGAGTAATACTGTAATATATGAATGATTAATGTCCGAGTTCTgagctaaattttataaaagcttaTTGTCAATGAGAGAAATTGTGAGTAGGACATATAAATAAGTTTGTGAAAAATGAGTGTTCATGTTTCGTGTAGTTAGGAACGAAATGTGCTATTATATCTAGCACTCtcgtttttcccccttttcaaaatatgaataaataatttcaaaaagaaaaacaatatttatttcaagtaaatataaaatagtaaaaaaaaaagaagaaatagctTCAAATAAGCAAAGATAGTGATAATATATGCACAACAGCATAATAAAAGTTTTCTATACAATACACAGctttttaagtgtttaaaaagGAACAATAAGTCACTTAATTTTGGTatgatttctgataaaaattaagaCATCACATACATGAggtctgaagtaataaaacttcaaatatataattcattataaacacTAATCAGAGAAGAAAGTATAatgcatgatatatatatatatattaggtttGATTATTGGAGTTATTTGTAAcattaaacacaaattttaaaataaattagtcttACAAATGATCTCAAATTCCATcacatattttttgaataaactatTGGCTATGCCATTTCTATTACAAATTCAAagacacaatttcaaaatttatgcataaaaatataccAGCGATTAATTTTCAAAGATGTCCTCTTTATTGTAGCCAGCGATTAATCACTAAATATGCAACTTTGTCTATTGATCATGCTTGCCAATGACATTTGGTTTAGCCTAAGGTTGCCCATCATATATGGTTTATACCCAAgtattacaatttatttccttttttttttaaataaaaattgtacatattatatacagataaattcaattgataataattaatctaTGTCATCATccaaatgataacaataaatttagattttccatttttaacaCATGGAAATTGAATGATtacatttgtattgaaataatttttacatacagtaattaatgcttatttttatacttttgaataaattattagattacTTTCTAAagtaatatattgttattttagtaACTTATTGTAATAGTTTCTACATTTTctgcaataaatgtttttaatgccatagaaaataaactgaaaagtcaattttagatttcatagaaaaaattaaaagatttgacagcttaaaaaatataaatacaaaaagaaaaatatcaatgtaCAAAACTTTAATGAAGAAAGTTAAAACCATGTTATTTGGGAGTTACAGATTCAATTTAttctcaaatgtatttttaaagtgaggaataaaaattttatattttaaaggtttCATGTACCATATATTAATATCCAGACTATATAATTATGTCCTAAACCCAAAACAATATTTGATAaacttataaatttcttatagaatttactgctaaatttgaaatttcaagtaatttgtaaaactgatttacatttgaaatctgaagtgctttttttctttgtttttgtgtagctataaatttgttattaaaaatgatttttttttgagattgGCCTTTCTGTAATCAGAATcaaagcataaatatatttttttcaatacatgccttttaattacaaatttgaaaaaagaaacattaaaaaaagaagaaacaagtGACAAATACttaagttttaagcattttaacaataggaaatgatttttaattcactttagaattttctaaatgaaaattgcattttgagaaagcaataataataactaaatgagTTAGAAACATCactttgaagttatttttatcgatattggctttcaaatatattcatagtatagattaaaaaacagtttcacagttttattatataaagattaaatatatctAGCTAcataaaattaggaaatcaaatttgcaaatattttttttaaaagttatgatgTGCAATAACTCATTCAaaagtagatataactaaatttttaaaaatgtgcattttcaaatatattatagaaaatttttattcaaataattaaaattatttaagaatatgctCAAGAAGAAGTAAGCCTCATTCAAACagacagaaatataattatataatcagtatattttaaatgcataatcattttattgcaaccttttaatgcatttaacttccattttaagataattacattttataaataaatataattatactaattatttataaaatttaacaaatctagaaaacataattttcttatgaacaaaaatttccaaaaacttaATACCAAAAGAATTACattcaattagaaataattttgcaatatttttctctaattcaaTTCTAGAAATgacaagcatatattttttatcttactttgTGTCactacaatatataaataaattatccaaCAATGATCCATAATACATGTATAAAGAGCattaatatatatcaatcaatttaACGAAGTCTTTCACAAATACAGGTTACAACAaaaacattcctttttaaaaatttatttgaccaCTTTTGTCTAGATTTCATTTATGGTTCACAATAACcgagattatattaaaaaaaagtgcctctgtaaattattaaatattacatgctgtcttttaaacaaaaaagaatagaaattaataagataaaacatCGGAagaacatattcaaaattatgtagTCAAGAAACGTAGATATTACATTTTGGACCATAGATATAAGATGTAACCATGGATATTTCAATTACTTCATAAAAGCTTTTcttgctgaaaattaaatatttaaagttacaaaaaaataatacactACTTTTGCAAAGGATTTATATACCAAAAACTTATCATTAAATCAAAactgtaatgaaatttatatttatttgatcttcTCAGTTATTGAAATCTCTGTCTTTGTTTCTATAAGAGATACATTAAAGCAATTAGCTATGATAGAACAGAATATTCAGACATTTTCATAAATACCtataactgatttttattttacaaaaactggATTGTGTGTCTCTGTTTACATTTCATAAAAGATGAGATCAACAATGATACTAATGTCTTCTTTTAGACTTCTGTCTTACCATTGTTGTCTGAAAAATCAATTGCATATCTCTATAAGAATTAACAGATATACAAAGATGTCTGTTTCTAGCATCTTCAATTAGTTTTCTCCAATCTTCATTCTGCTCTAAAGTTTTAGAATGAACACAAATAATTAAACACTTACAAGCTCTGGTAATGGCAACATTTAGTCTTTTAGGACAGGCAAGGAAACCTATGCCACCTTTTCCACGGTTAGCACGCACACATGACAAGATAATTATATCTTTCTCCCGTCCTTGAAAACCATCAACAGTATTGATTTCAATATGTCTGTATGAAGAATTATGCCCCAAAGCACTAGAATAGAGACTACGTTGTGCTTGATAAGGAGTAATTATACCTATCGAAGAATGTGAATTCATGTTCAATATTTGGGAACAAATATCAACAATAGCATGAGCTTCTGTGCAATTAGTCTTTGAATTAGATGAATCTGATTCTTGTCCATCCACTATATCGTACACTATATACGGATGCAGAGGAAAGTTTTGATCCCGAATGTCAGTATGAGGATCAGTTGAGagcaaattatcataaaaatgttctgatggaaatttacaaatttcagagTGCATACGATATTGTGTGCTCAACATGTAGATGGGATTATAattacaatgttttgaaaaatacaaatgaaaccTCTCAAACATGGATCGTTCATAACCAAAGGAAGCTGCATATTTAGAGTTCACGGTAGCAGGTAGTTGCTGATGATCACCAACCATGATTAATTTATTGATGTTAAACATTAGAGGAATGAGTGCTTCAGTTTCTGTACACTGAGAAGCTTCATCAATAATACAACAAGAGAAAGAATAGCGGGCATTATATccaaaatgagaatttaaaattgCTTGTCCACAGCTACCCAGAGTAGAAAGAATGACACTGGATTCTCtcaaaacttgatttttaaaactcCTTAACATTCTGTATTTATCACTGTTTGAATTAAGCTTTTCCTCACCCTTTTTTATCTGatctttaaaactattaattttcagCTTGGTGCTATaatcttgtttatgttttttcaattcattaatttgtttctGTAATTTTTCAAGTTCCTCCTTCTTGCTTTTAATAGTTTTTGCATTATAATCCTTAAATAATTCAGATGCCTTTTCATCTAGAGAATACGATTTCAATTTGGTATTTATTTGATCAGGTAAACCAATTCTCACAAATTTTATGTGGGTTCGGTTCcttgaatttgaatgatttaaatacattagaCGACAGCCAATCTCGTCAACAGCTGCATTTGATGGAGCAACAACAAGAATCTTGAATTTTGgattaaatgtcaatttttctaGTAGTCCAACAATTGTATGGGTCTTGCCTGTGCCAGGTGGTCCTTGCAACAAAACTATCTTTGGTTTGgaatcttgtttcaaaatttcaaaacttattccCTCAATTACCATCATTTGAGAATAATTATAATCTCTAGTTGGAGATACGTCtggatatttcaaataaaaatcattttcatttggtTGGATAATAAGTTGACTCAAAGAAGATTTAGTAAAGTTTTTCAGTGCATCAGCCAATCGTAGTCGATTTCTAACAGAGCAAATACcatttcctttcattattttttgaaacatgggAATCACTTGTCGCTTTTTAATGTACACAGAAAATCGCCACAATTTTGCATTATCAAGCCACATAGGTCCCAATTTTTGCCATTTTGCAGATATAGTATTATTTTTCACTTCCTCAATTTGATGTCGAAACACATAGCTAAAATAAGTCCTTACGCTATTGTTTGTCTCCTTTATTTCCATCAACAAAATATTCCCTTCTGATGGTTCAAAAGAGGTTTTATTAACCATTGCTTCACAGTTGTACACGGtcatattaaatttacattcagttgatgagataataaaataaaattttttagctattcttttttcactttcaaaaattattttggactCTTGATATATATTATCCCATGTTTCTAACATAAGCATTGGAAGAAAAGAGGAAATATAATGATCcacagaattataaaatagtggTAAGTTACTGGCACCAATCGATATTTCAGGTGGTGGTGAATCATTTGTCTTCTGTTCAAATAACCATTTCACATTGAATTCTACGATCCTTTTTACCATAATATCAAAACCTACAGCAGTATGATTCTGGCTATCTATTTCTCTTCCatgtttttgattatataatgCAAATGATTGGTAATTACCAGGTGCTGGAGCAGAAGATGAATTATTCAGCAAGAAAGAGGGCTGTGATCGATTTGTATTAATACCAACAGGATGATGTTGGATGGTATTGgaactatttgtattttttttaggaaaattattgctattataatttatattagtcAAATTATTAGCATTGTTTATGTGATTATTAGcataatattctttattcattgtAGACTTATACTCTGAAGAATTCAATCTACGCTGCAAACGAGGATCCCTGTTCTGAGAATGGGCATAAGCTGCAATATTGGTTTCTGAGGAAATTTTGCTAGTTGAAGGCAAAGAAGCAGTTGTCAAAGGTGGAACAATTAAAGTAGGCACACTTTTGCTCTGTGATCCACCAGATCCCATATTAAGATTTTTCTCTGTCATATGAATCCCCTGCTGAGAAGTATTTAGTATAGAATATCCTTTATTACCAAGAAATTTATTAGACTGATTGGAAGCTGGAAGGATACTTTTATTGGCTGCAGTGCTTTTGACAGATTCTTTTTGATCtactattttattttgacttcCTGGTCTTTTCTTTGCCAAAATAGGTTGCATATCAGACACTAGAAATGCTGATCGCGATGCATATTCATTTGGCAGTCGCGAAATAGGAGGATTCTTTTTCTTGGCATTTGAAGATTCTTTCTGAGGCTGTGTTTCAAGAACCGATTTCTCAGATGATTTTATTAATGGTCTAGACTGTCTTTTCTTTACAGATTGTGATGGAACTGCATTTGCCACATGTGTCTTTGGACCTTGAAGTTTGTTCAGGAGAGATTGCCTTGTAGATAAATTTGCTCTCCTTTTTCCGGATAGAGCTTTGGTTTTAATAGGATCTTTAGATTTGTCATACATTTTGggttctttgatttttattaatttattaggcTCTGGAGCAGGAGGATTTTCAGAGGTTCTATCTTCAAACCATTCTCCTCTACCACATAATCTATTTGGTCTTCGATTCAGTTTCTGAGGTTCAATCAACAATGCTCTTCCTACAGATttagattttttactttttacttcttCAATTTGTTTCTGAATAACATCACTGcctttttcttgctttttatttccctcaatattttttttaaaagaaggagTTATAATAACACTATGGTTGCTAACACTGGAATCACTATCACTTGATCTTTCAGATTCACTGGCAAATTTCTCCTTGTTCAAAGTAGATAGTGAAGATCCCATAATctctgaagaaattatttttgctgaTATAGAAATATTACTAGATGATCCGGAATCTactacattattaataaattgagaAACTGGTGAAGATGTTTTGACTTTAACATCGTCTAATGTTTGTAATCTATTTGATGCATTTTCATCTTTGTTTGGAAGAGATGTCTTAACAAATCGTTTAATGTTTTCTATTGTCTCTGAAAGTGTTTCATCAGGAGACAAAATATCATGAATACCTTCATTGTCAACATCCATGTCTTCATCACCATTGAGTTCTAGTTCTGCATCTAAAGGTTCTTGTTTTATAACAATTTGAGAAGAATGAAAGTCCATATATTCATCATCATCGTCAGATATTACAATGACTCCATCTTCATCTGACTGAGAATaagttgtattatttaaaattccaggTTCAATTTCTTCCATAATAATatcttttgctaaattttcatttagtttatcATTTTGCTCATTATTACCAGCAGATTCGATTGCACTAAACAAAGgcgattcagaaaaaaattttgaaggttCAATGTCCTTTTTAGTTTCCAAGACAGGAAGATCTGATACATCTGGCTTGGCATGAATTAAATTGCCCGAGTATGTATATTTACCTACCTCGTCCTCTTTgttcttattttgatttgaattcttTACTTCAAAAGACATATTGGTAATATTAGAGGTATTTAGATCAGACTTTGGATTTATAAGCA
The Argiope bruennichi chromosome 6, qqArgBrue1.1, whole genome shotgun sequence DNA segment above includes these coding regions:
- the LOC129972226 gene encoding uncharacterized protein LOC129972226 gives rise to the protein MFDSDGLSRKENRFFNFIFVTFARIIMEYYLRQIHHGIQDPLNIDLKESEIVVGRSTNSELKKYSQVSRQHALFKKENDVWFVKDMKSLNGVFVNGNKIGENPVRLEIGDHIGLGIPTAGTEFEGFVCSLSVKPVSKKIIVVDLCDEPPVIKTEPPDDVPFSTNNDISGNSSNQHITDHFPLASTSAENNESAQFFDNHKSAVVSHNPVPNNIKHQHSNNTAIDNSFNKNSNLFSTRNSVSSIAETNYHLNSFDSTKKSIVLSPVKSMKVQFSSQESLHNLDLRSNKEYKEFGKDESRNTKQISLSHENTAHRLSIQDAGISAVNGSNTEYCSLLQMQDKETNSDRSALPLSEKIMLKDFHICLVKCDSEYFKFPPDIKRPIINRVLSTEEKHFHEINFKQRNKRRIISSDSSSDSEDKINLSKPQVKIKKVNESSALLINPKSDLNTSNITNMSFEVKNSNQNKNKEDEVGKYTYSGNLIHAKPDVSDLPVLETKKDIEPSKFFSESPLFSAIESAGNNEQNDKLNENLAKDIIMEEIEPGILNNTTYSQSDEDGVIVISDDDDEYMDFHSSQIVIKQEPLDAELELNGDEDMDVDNEGIHDILSPDETLSETIENIKRFVKTSLPNKDENASNRLQTLDDVKVKTSSPVSQFINNVVDSGSSSNISISAKIISSEIMGSSLSTLNKEKFASESERSSDSDSSVSNHSVIITPSFKKNIEGNKKQEKGSDVIQKQIEEVKSKKSKSVGRALLIEPQKLNRRPNRLCGRGEWFEDRTSENPPAPEPNKLIKIKEPKMYDKSKDPIKTKALSGKRRANLSTRQSLLNKLQGPKTHVANAVPSQSVKKRQSRPLIKSSEKSVLETQPQKESSNAKKKNPPISRLPNEYASRSAFLVSDMQPILAKKRPGSQNKIVDQKESVKSTAANKSILPASNQSNKFLGNKGYSILNTSQQGIHMTEKNLNMGSGGSQSKSVPTLIVPPLTTASLPSTSKISSETNIAAYAHSQNRDPRLQRRLNSSEYKSTMNKEYYANNHINNANNLTNINYNSNNFPKKNTNSSNTIQHHPVGINTNRSQPSFLLNNSSSAPAPGNYQSFALYNQKHGREIDSQNHTAVGFDIMVKRIVEFNVKWLFEQKTNDSPPPEISIGASNLPLFYNSVDHYISSFLPMLMLETWDNIYQESKIIFESEKRIAKKFYFIISSTECKFNMTVYNCEAMVNKTSFEPSEGNILLMEIKETNNSVRTYFSYVFRHQIEEVKNNTISAKWQKLGPMWLDNAKLWRFSVYIKKRQVIPMFQKIMKGNGICSVRNRLRLADALKNFTKSSLSQLIIQPNENDFYLKYPDVSPTRDYNYSQMMVIEGISFEILKQDSKPKIVLLQGPPGTGKTHTIVGLLEKLTFNPKFKILVVAPSNAAVDEIGCRLMYLNHSNSRNRTHIKFVRIGLPDQINTKLKSYSLDEKASELFKDYNAKTIKSKKEELEKLQKQINELKKHKQDYSTKLKINSFKDQIKKGEEKLNSNSDKYRMLRSFKNQVLRESSVILSTLGSCGQAILNSHFGYNARYSFSCCIIDEASQCTETEALIPLMFNINKLIMVGDHQQLPATVNSKYAASFGYERSMFERFHLYFSKHCNYNPIYMLSTQYRMHSEICKFPSEHFYDNLLSTDPHTDIRDQNFPLHPYIVYDIVDGQESDSSNSKTNCTEAHAIVDICSQILNMNSHSSIGIITPYQAQRSLYSSALGHNSSYRHIEINTVDGFQGREKDIIILSCVRANRGKGGIGFLACPKRLNVAITRACKCLIICVHSKTLEQNEDWRKLIEDARNRHLCISVNSYRDMQLIFQTTMVRQKSKRRH